TGTTCCTCGGCGCCGGTGCCGTCATCATCCTGATGCACCACGAGCAGAACATGTGGAAGATGGGCGGTCTCAAGGATAAGGCGCCCGTCACCTACTACACGTTCCTCGCCGGTGCGCTCGCGCTCGCGGGGATCGTCCCGTTCTCGGGCTTCTGGTCGAAAGACGAAGTCCTCTACGACGCCCTGATCGTCGGGCTCGAGCAGCCGCTGATTCTCGCGGCCTACGCGATGGGGCTCGTCGCCGTCTTCTTCACCGGCTTCTACACCTTCCGGATGGTATTCCTGACCTTCCACGGTGAACCTCGAACGGAGACGGCCGAGGATCCGCACTCGGTCGGGTGGTCGATCAAGGTGCCCCTCCTCGTCCTCGGCGTCCTCGCGACGGCGGCCGGCCTCGCGAACCTCGCCCCGATCGCCAAGCTCACCGGAGCCGAGATCACGTTTCTCGAGTTCTGGCTCGACGGCGAGTACGGTGGCCTCGAGGGACTGACCTACCACGACTACCACGAGACGGTTCCGTTCGAGGAGGGGTACGTCGGATCCGATACGGCCACCATGCTGCTCGGCGCGGCGCTCTCGCTCGGACTGGCGCTCGCCGGGGCGTTCGCGGCACACACGCTCTACAACGTCCCCGAGCCCGTGCGCCACACCGAGAAGCTCGGCGGCGCCTACGACGTCCTGCGAAGCAACTACTACCAGGACGAGTATCAGGTCTGGCTCGCCGAGGGACTGACGCTGCCGCTGGCTCGAGCGGCCGACCGCTTCGACCAGACCGTCATCGACGGCTCGGTCAACGGCGTCTCGACGGCCAGTCTGTTCGGCAGCGATCGAGTCAAGCGGATCCAGACGGGTATCGTAACCAACTACGCGGCGTTACTGGTGACCGGGTTCATCGTCTTGCTGATCGTGCTCGGGATCCTCGGAGGGTGGTTCGTATGATAATCGAAGCGCTAATCGCGGTCGCACTGGTGGGCGCGCTGGTGACGGTCATCGCGCCGAATCGTATCGCTGGCAAACTGGCGTTCGCCATCAGTCTGATCCCCGCGGCGCTCAGCCTGTGGATGTTCACGGCGTTCGACGGCAGCGGGAACGCCTTACTCGACGGCGAACTCGCCTTCGAGTCCCGTACGGAGTGGATCCAGCTCGGCGACTACGCGATCTCGTGGTTCGTCGGACTCGACGGGATCAGTCTCCCGCTGGTCGTTCTGACGACGGTGCTCACGACGCTCGCGATCATGAGTTCGTGGACGCCGATCGACGAGCGCGAGTCGCAGTTCTACGGCCTTCTGCTGTTCATCGAGGCGAACCTGATCGGCGTCTTCACGGCGCTCGATTTCTTCGTCTGGTTCATCTTCTGGGAGGCCGTTCTGATCCCGATGTACCTGCTGATCGGCGTCTGGGGCGGCCCGCGCCGGAAGTACGCGGCGATCAAGTTCTTCGTCTACACGAACGTGGCGTCGCTGCTGATGTTCGGTGCGTTCATCACGCTCGTGTTCGGTCTCGGCGACGCCGTCACGAGCTTCGCGCTGCCCGAAATCGCGACGGCGATGACCGAGGGCGGCCCGGAAGGCTTCGTGGGCCTCGGCGGCTCGACGCTCGCCTCGCTCGTGTTCGTCGCGATGTTCATCGGGTTCGCGGTGAAGGTTCCCGTGGTTCCGTTCCACACCTGGCTGCCCGACGCTCACGTCGAGGCGCCGACGCCGGCGTCGGTGCTACTGGCGGGCGTCCTGCTGAAGATGGGGACCTACGCCCTGCTCCGGTTCAACTTCACGATGTTCCCGGAGCAGGTCGCGACCTACGCGGTACCGATCGCGGCCATCGCCGTGATCAGCGTCATCTACGGCGCGATGCTCGCGCTCGCCCAGACGGACCTGAAGCGGATCGTCGCCTACTCCTCCGTGTCGTCGATGGGGTACGTCATCCTCGGGCTGATCGCCTACACCCAGTTCGGGGTCGGCGGCGCGACCTTCCAGATGGTCAGCCACGGGCTGATCTCCGGGCTGATGTTCATGGCCGTCGGCGTCATCTACAACGCGACTCACACCCGGATGGTCACGGACATGTCCGGGATGGCGGACCGGATGCCGGTCGCGGTCGGCATCCTCGTCGCCGGCGCGTTCGGCTACATGGGGCTGCCGCTGATGAGCGGCTTCTTCGGCGAGTTCACGATCTTCTTCGGGGCCTTCGGCGCCGAACAGCTCCCGTACTCGCAGGTGTTCACGCCGCTGGCGATGTTCGGAATCGTCGTCGTCGCGGGCTACCTGCTGTTCGCGCTCCAGCGCACCGTCTTCGGACCGTACCACCTGGAAACCGACTACGAAGTGGGCCGCGCGCCGCTGCACGACGTCGCGCCGATGTTCGTGCTGCTGGGCATCATCATCGTCCTCGGCGTGGCGCCCGAACTGATCTTCGAGATGATTACCGACGCAGTCGATCCGATCCTCGAGAACGGAGGTGAACTGT
This DNA window, taken from Natronococcus sp. CG52, encodes the following:
- a CDS encoding complex I subunit 4 family protein — its product is MIIEALIAVALVGALVTVIAPNRIAGKLAFAISLIPAALSLWMFTAFDGSGNALLDGELAFESRTEWIQLGDYAISWFVGLDGISLPLVVLTTVLTTLAIMSSWTPIDERESQFYGLLLFIEANLIGVFTALDFFVWFIFWEAVLIPMYLLIGVWGGPRRKYAAIKFFVYTNVASLLMFGAFITLVFGLGDAVTSFALPEIATAMTEGGPEGFVGLGGSTLASLVFVAMFIGFAVKVPVVPFHTWLPDAHVEAPTPASVLLAGVLLKMGTYALLRFNFTMFPEQVATYAVPIAAIAVISVIYGAMLALAQTDLKRIVAYSSVSSMGYVILGLIAYTQFGVGGATFQMVSHGLISGLMFMAVGVIYNATHTRMVTDMSGMADRMPVAVGILVAGAFGYMGLPLMSGFFGEFTIFFGAFGAEQLPYSQVFTPLAMFGIVVVAGYLLFALQRTVFGPYHLETDYEVGRAPLHDVAPMFVLLGIIIVLGVAPELIFEMITDAVDPILENGGEL